The proteins below come from a single Piscinibacter gummiphilus genomic window:
- the tldD gene encoding metalloprotease TldD, with the protein MISREPTLERLATARSLLLEPFGLTDATLSKALATIARHRIDDADLYFQYTRSEGWSLEEGIVKSGSFGIDQGVGVRAVAGEKTAFAYSDDISEAALLDAAQTVRTIAAAGQSKTVKITGHHRIAESRKLYAPMDPIATLDSTQKVALLEKVEKLARAKDPRIKQVMAGVAAEYDVVLVARADGTLAADVRPLVRLSVTVIAEQTIDGKVRREVGSGGGGGRFGLGYFHDSIIESYVNEAVKAALTNLEARPAKAGEMSVVLGPGWPGVLLHEAVGHGLEGDFNRKGSSAFSGRIGQRVAAKGVTVLDDGTIPDRRGSLNVDDEGNPSQRNVLIEDGILKGYIQDSMNARLMGVAPTGNGRRESYAAVPMPRMTNTYMLGGDKTKEEIIAGLKRGLYATNFGGGQVDITSGKFVFSASEAFWVENGKIQYPVKGATIIGNGPDALTRVSAIGNDMKLDTGVGVCGKEGQSVPVGVGQPTLRIDRLTVGGTE; encoded by the coding sequence ATGATCTCGCGCGAACCCACCCTGGAGCGCCTGGCCACGGCCAGGTCCTTGTTGCTGGAACCCTTCGGGCTCACCGATGCAACGCTGTCGAAGGCGCTCGCGACGATCGCCAGGCACCGCATCGACGACGCCGACCTCTACTTCCAGTACACGCGCAGCGAAGGCTGGAGCCTGGAAGAGGGCATCGTCAAATCCGGCAGCTTCGGCATCGACCAGGGCGTGGGCGTGCGGGCGGTGGCGGGCGAGAAGACCGCCTTCGCCTACTCCGATGACATCTCCGAAGCCGCGCTGCTCGACGCCGCGCAGACCGTGCGCACCATCGCCGCGGCCGGGCAGAGCAAGACGGTGAAGATCACCGGCCACCACCGCATCGCCGAGAGCCGCAAGCTCTACGCGCCGATGGACCCGATCGCCACGCTCGACAGCACGCAAAAGGTCGCGCTGCTGGAGAAGGTGGAAAAGCTGGCCCGCGCCAAGGACCCGCGCATCAAGCAGGTGATGGCCGGCGTGGCTGCCGAATACGACGTGGTGCTGGTTGCACGCGCCGACGGCACGCTCGCCGCCGACGTGCGCCCGCTGGTGCGCCTGTCGGTCACTGTGATCGCCGAGCAGACCATCGACGGCAAGGTGCGGCGCGAAGTCGGCAGCGGTGGCGGTGGCGGGCGCTTCGGCCTCGGCTACTTCCACGACAGCATCATCGAAAGTTATGTGAACGAAGCCGTCAAGGCCGCGCTCACCAACCTCGAAGCCCGCCCGGCCAAGGCGGGCGAGATGAGCGTGGTGCTCGGGCCCGGCTGGCCCGGCGTGCTCTTGCACGAAGCGGTGGGCCACGGGCTGGAGGGCGACTTCAACCGCAAGGGCTCGAGCGCCTTCAGCGGCCGCATCGGCCAGCGGGTGGCCGCCAAGGGTGTGACGGTGCTGGACGACGGCACCATTCCCGACCGCCGTGGCTCGCTCAACGTCGACGACGAAGGCAACCCGAGCCAGCGCAACGTGCTGATCGAAGACGGCATCCTGAAGGGCTACATCCAGGACTCGATGAACGCGCGGCTCATGGGAGTCGCGCCCACGGGCAACGGCCGGCGCGAGAGCTACGCCGCTGTCCCGATGCCGCGCATGACCAACACCTACATGCTGGGTGGCGACAAGACGAAGGAAGAAATCATCGCCGGCCTCAAGCGCGGCCTCTATGCCACCAACTTCGGCGGTGGTCAGGTCGACATCACGAGCGGGAAGTTCGTGTTCTCGGCGTCGGAAGCCTTCTGGGTCGAGAACGGCAAGATCCAGTACCCGGTGAAGGGCGCGACCATCATCGGCAACGGACCCGACGCGCTCACCCGCGTCAGCGCCATCGGCAACGACATGAAGCTCGACACCGGCGTGGGCGTCTGCGGCAAGGAAGGGCAGAGCGTGCCGGTGGGCGTCGGCCAGCCGACGCTGCGCATCGACCGGCTGACGGTGGGCGGGACCGAGTAA